The Desulfovibrio legallii genome window below encodes:
- a CDS encoding cytidine 5'-phosphate N-acetylneuraminic acid synthetase, whose translation MKERCIIIPAIKKNAVIPDQLVKRLAGVTLVERAINTARSVLPGTDIVVLTDSQEIALICERAGVGFRWNRDLHFTSLDIVAEMRGLLAELAAAYEHAVILRASCPLLTWVDVEDAWKKYCRSGADSLVTVKEMRQRLWNVRGEGLESLLSQDADHQGEQTLVVESRALIILRLALLRDSAGSAPLRYARGRIVPYFLNDRGIEIQGYQDWWICEHLLQRRHVVFVVAGWPAIGMGHVFRALMLAHEITNHKITFVCTRESELAVENIARRDYKIVRQGPEDLAATVLRLRPDLVVNDILNTTTAYMARLTAAGARCVNFEDEGPGADWARLIVNALYEDRRSTDRLRCGPAYFCLRDEFLAAARNSFRPQVKTVLITFGGTDQNNCSRRVLDVIEPICRAYGITIRLVAGPGYAHKQGMEAHLAALRNPLVEFTWATNVMSRMMEGADLAICSAGRTVYELAHMRVPGMVLAHHEREARHTFARPRNGFAFLGLMDRVSDAKIRNVFLAMLKTPRRQRFWSRQDALDFTGNKARVVRLMLDLLAEAPAAAPTPAPQP comes from the coding sequence GTGAAAGAACGCTGCATCATCATTCCGGCCATCAAAAAGAACGCCGTCATCCCCGATCAGCTGGTCAAGCGACTGGCGGGCGTCACCCTGGTGGAGCGGGCCATCAACACGGCCCGCAGCGTGCTGCCCGGCACGGACATCGTGGTCCTTACCGACAGCCAGGAGATTGCACTCATCTGCGAACGCGCGGGCGTGGGCTTTCGCTGGAACCGCGACCTGCACTTCACCAGCCTGGACATTGTGGCCGAAATGCGCGGCCTGCTGGCAGAACTGGCCGCCGCCTACGAGCACGCCGTTATTTTGCGGGCCTCCTGCCCCCTGCTCACCTGGGTGGACGTGGAAGACGCCTGGAAAAAATACTGCCGCAGCGGCGCGGACAGCCTGGTCACGGTCAAGGAGATGCGCCAGCGCCTCTGGAACGTGCGCGGCGAAGGGCTGGAAAGCCTGCTCAGCCAGGATGCGGACCATCAGGGCGAACAGACGCTGGTGGTGGAAAGCCGCGCCCTGATCATCCTGCGCCTGGCCCTCCTGCGCGACAGCGCGGGCAGCGCCCCCCTGCGCTACGCGCGGGGCAGAATCGTGCCCTACTTCCTCAACGACCGGGGCATTGAAATCCAGGGCTATCAGGACTGGTGGATCTGCGAGCACCTGCTCCAGCGTCGGCACGTGGTCTTTGTGGTGGCGGGCTGGCCTGCCATCGGCATGGGGCACGTCTTTCGCGCCCTGATGCTGGCGCACGAGATCACCAACCACAAAATCACCTTTGTCTGCACCCGCGAAAGCGAACTGGCTGTGGAAAATATCGCCCGCCGCGACTACAAAATCGTCCGCCAGGGGCCTGAAGACCTGGCCGCAACCGTGCTGCGTCTGCGGCCGGACCTGGTGGTCAACGATATCCTCAACACCACCACGGCCTATATGGCCCGGCTCACGGCCGCCGGCGCGCGCTGCGTCAATTTTGAGGACGAGGGCCCCGGCGCGGACTGGGCCCGCCTGATTGTCAACGCCCTCTATGAAGACCGCCGCTCTACCGACCGCCTGCGCTGCGGGCCCGCCTATTTCTGTCTGCGGGACGAATTTCTGGCCGCCGCGCGCAATTCCTTTCGGCCACAGGTCAAAACCGTGCTCATTACCTTTGGCGGTACGGACCAGAACAACTGCTCCCGCCGGGTGCTGGACGTCATTGAGCCCATCTGCCGGGCTTACGGCATCACCATCCGCCTGGTGGCCGGACCAGGTTACGCCCACAAGCAAGGCATGGAGGCCCACTTGGCCGCCCTCAGAAATCCCCTGGTGGAGTTCACCTGGGCCACCAACGTCATGAGCCGCATGATGGAAGGCGCGGACCTGGCCATCTGTTCCGCGGGGCGCACGGTCTACGAGCTGGCCCACATGCGCGTGCCCGGCATGGTCCTGGCCCATCACGAACGCGAGGCCCGCCACACCTTTGCCCGTCCGCGCAACGGCTTCGCCTTCCTGGGCCTTATGGACCGGGTCAGCGACGCCAAAATCCGCAACGTCTTCCTGGCCATGCTCAAAACGCCCCGGCGCCAACGCTTCTGGAGCCGTCAAGACGCCCTGGATTTTACCGGCAACAAGGCCCGTGTAGTACGCCTTATGCTCGACCTGCTGGCCGAAGCCCCCGCCGCCGCGCCCACCCCCGCACCACAACCCTGA
- a CDS encoding cytidylyltransferase domain-containing protein — MSAPHPHDKVVAIVQARLGSSRLPLKSLLCLRDVPLIDWVVRRLKTAARLDGLVVAVPDTPLDRVLLEHLQRRGVPCLAGPEQDVLARFCLAARQADAGLVVRVCADNPLIWGEAVDRLVDFYRAGRWDYAYNHIPRNNLWPDGLGAEILSRELLDALDAQARQTAQREHCLNYLWDNAARFRLGTFNPTEPWLQRPDLKLDVDQPQDFQRLALLPLHPDMDARAIVDACDGER; from the coding sequence ATGTCCGCTCCCCACCCCCACGACAAGGTCGTCGCCATTGTTCAGGCCCGGCTGGGCTCCAGCCGTTTGCCCCTAAAGTCCCTGCTCTGCCTGCGTGACGTGCCCCTTATCGATTGGGTCGTCCGTCGTCTCAAAACCGCCGCCCGCCTGGATGGACTGGTGGTGGCCGTACCGGATACCCCCCTGGACCGCGTCCTGCTGGAGCACCTTCAGCGGCGCGGCGTGCCCTGCCTGGCCGGGCCGGAACAGGATGTGCTGGCCCGCTTCTGCCTGGCCGCCCGTCAGGCGGACGCCGGGCTGGTGGTGCGCGTCTGTGCGGATAACCCCCTTATCTGGGGCGAAGCCGTGGACCGCCTGGTGGACTTTTACCGCGCAGGCCGGTGGGACTACGCCTATAACCACATCCCCCGCAACAACCTCTGGCCCGACGGCCTCGGCGCGGAAATCCTCTCCCGCGAACTCCTGGACGCCCTGGACGCCCAGGCTCGCCAAACAGCCCAGCGCGAACACTGCCTCAACTACCTCTGGGACAATGCCGCCCGCTTCCGCCTGGGCACCTTCAACCCCACAGAACCGTGGCTGCAGCGCCCGGACCTCAAACTGGACGTGGACCAGCCCCAGGACTTTCAGCGCCTGGCACTGCTGCCCCTGCACCCCGATATGGACGCCCGCGCCATTGTGGACGCCTGTGACGGAGAACGTTAA
- a CDS encoding DVU0524 family FlgM-associated protein, with protein MPDTTTARLRIMLQGYEQQLLAARRLARFRVRRRLAAGEDPREPDPLPKRHATVEQVARELYDMLLYTGSDNPVVEDIRQELSQELGREVHFTYPPDGSLCILGQGPDGTGALTPEQQRAARHALWRITRRRVDKGVLRPAPGFCPGHSGAE; from the coding sequence ATGCCCGACACCACCACCGCACGTCTGCGCATTATGCTGCAAGGCTACGAACAGCAGCTTCTGGCAGCCCGCAGGCTGGCGCGGTTTCGGGTCCGACGGCGGCTGGCCGCGGGCGAGGATCCACGCGAACCCGATCCCCTGCCCAAACGGCACGCCACGGTGGAGCAAGTGGCCAGAGAACTGTACGATATGCTGCTTTACACGGGCAGCGACAACCCGGTGGTGGAAGACATCCGCCAGGAGTTGAGTCAGGAATTGGGCCGCGAAGTCCACTTCACCTACCCTCCGGACGGCAGTCTGTGCATTCTGGGCCAGGGGCCCGACGGCACAGGCGCCCTGACTCCAGAACAGCAGCGTGCCGCACGCCACGCCCTGTGGCGCATTACCCGCCGCCGTGTGGACAAGGGCGTGCTGCGCCCCGCCCCCGGCTTTTGTCCAGGGCATTCTGGAGCAGAGTAA
- the flgM gene encoding flagellar biosynthesis anti-sigma factor FlgM — MKIDAKTYTLFDPYAAGSLDKTTQARTDAAAAAPQTEGGGDTVSVSQDALLLTEARRTAQSTPDVRADKVESLRQQVAAGTYVVDSRRIAESLVREEPGLFQL; from the coding sequence ATGAAAATAGACGCAAAAACATATACCCTTTTTGATCCCTATGCCGCCGGCAGCCTGGATAAAACCACCCAGGCCCGCACCGATGCCGCGGCCGCCGCTCCCCAGACCGAAGGCGGCGGCGATACGGTGAGCGTATCACAGGACGCCCTGCTCCTGACCGAAGCCCGCCGCACGGCCCAAAGCACACCCGACGTGCGCGCCGACAAGGTGGAAAGCCTGCGTCAGCAGGTGGCTGCAGGCACGTATGTTGTTGACAGTCGCCGCATTGCCGAAAGTCTGGTCCGCGAAGAACCAGGCCTGTTCCAACTGTAG
- the hypF gene encoding carbamoyltransferase HypF → MSEQTLERRAFVACGQVQGVGFRPFVYRLAHEEGLTGSVGNTSDGVRMEVQGPAQAVAAFGRRLHDELPPLARLTNLRQEALPLLTGETAFRIVPSQGHSGHSVLVSPDMGLCDQCLADMRDPANPRYAYPFTNCTNCGPRYTITRAIPYDRAVTSMACFPLCPRCAAEYADPLDRRFHAQPIACPDCGPRLWFVTRPDREAGRTAPPLLAGRTAAAAAQAAICAAADLLQAGGLLALKGLGGFQLACDARQAEAVRRLRQHKQRPHKPLALMVDSLEAARSLCALTPEHEALLQSPEKPIVLCPRRANAALPPEIAPDTTQVGIMLPYTPLHAVLFDLLTARTAQPPVLVMTSANASGEPICLGNREALARLPHLADAWLLHDRDILVRVDDSVVTLQPQEEAPHAAQPLFYRRARGYVPRPVFLPPTEAPAPCVLGAGAELKATLCLTRGREAFVGQHIGDLENPATLHFYEEVAAHLEALLEVRPAALVCDLHPDFLSTRYAQERAAREGLPLWQLQHHAAHAAAVLAENGRCEPALALCLDGTGLGTDGTVWGGELLLVDLGAPRWQRLGRLAPFALPGGDAAVREPWRIALALARQAGLTGAAAPWATEAGDAARAAVQEMLRRKVNCPLTSSCGRLFDAVAATLGLCARTTYEGQAAIRLEDAARRATDVEAPTAAALRGKDAQRTSCWPWEPVRRGELWELDSAALFAQTVTAQQRGLPTGEIAARFHLSLAHGLADLAAQAAREHGVNLVGLSGGVMQNALLARLLPLTLRARGLTPLTHRELPPGDGGLSLGQAVWGRRLLATEGGAG, encoded by the coding sequence ATGAGCGAACAGACCTTGGAACGGCGGGCCTTTGTAGCCTGCGGGCAGGTGCAGGGCGTGGGTTTTCGCCCCTTTGTCTATCGTCTGGCCCACGAAGAGGGACTCACGGGCAGCGTGGGCAATACCTCCGACGGCGTGCGCATGGAAGTGCAGGGCCCGGCCCAGGCCGTGGCCGCCTTTGGCCGCCGTCTGCACGACGAGCTCCCCCCCCTGGCCCGCCTCACCAACCTGCGCCAGGAAGCACTGCCCTTGCTGACAGGCGAAACCGCCTTCCGCATTGTGCCCAGCCAGGGGCACAGCGGCCACAGCGTGCTGGTCAGTCCGGATATGGGCCTCTGCGACCAATGCCTGGCCGATATGCGCGACCCCGCCAATCCGCGCTATGCCTACCCCTTCACCAACTGCACCAACTGCGGCCCGCGCTACACCATCACCCGCGCCATCCCCTATGACCGGGCCGTGACCAGCATGGCCTGCTTCCCGCTCTGCCCGCGTTGCGCCGCCGAATACGCCGACCCCCTGGACCGGCGCTTCCACGCCCAGCCCATAGCCTGCCCGGACTGCGGCCCCCGGCTCTGGTTTGTGACCCGGCCGGACAGGGAGGCCGGGCGCACGGCCCCGCCCCTGCTTGCCGGCCGGACCGCTGCGGCAGCCGCCCAGGCGGCCATCTGCGCCGCCGCGGATCTGCTCCAGGCCGGCGGGCTGCTGGCCCTCAAGGGCCTGGGCGGCTTTCAGTTGGCCTGCGACGCGCGTCAGGCGGAAGCGGTGCGCCGCTTGCGGCAACACAAACAACGCCCGCACAAGCCCCTGGCTCTCATGGTGGACAGCCTGGAAGCGGCCCGCAGCCTGTGCGCGCTGACGCCGGAACACGAAGCCCTGCTGCAAAGTCCGGAAAAGCCCATAGTGCTCTGCCCCCGCCGCGCCAACGCGGCCCTGCCGCCGGAAATAGCGCCGGACACCACGCAGGTGGGAATCATGCTGCCCTATACCCCTCTGCACGCCGTGCTTTTTGATCTGCTCACAGCCCGCACGGCCCAGCCGCCCGTTCTGGTCATGACCTCGGCCAACGCCAGCGGCGAACCCATCTGCCTGGGCAACCGCGAGGCCCTGGCCCGTTTGCCCCATCTGGCCGATGCCTGGCTGCTGCACGACAGGGATATTCTGGTGCGCGTGGACGACAGCGTGGTCACCCTGCAGCCGCAGGAGGAGGCCCCCCACGCCGCCCAACCGCTTTTTTACCGGCGGGCGCGGGGCTATGTGCCGCGTCCGGTCTTTCTGCCGCCCACGGAGGCGCCCGCCCCCTGTGTGCTGGGCGCGGGCGCGGAGCTCAAGGCCACGCTCTGCCTCACACGCGGACGGGAGGCCTTTGTGGGCCAGCACATCGGCGACCTGGAAAACCCCGCCACGCTGCATTTTTATGAAGAGGTGGCCGCCCATCTGGAGGCCCTGCTGGAGGTGCGCCCGGCGGCCCTGGTCTGCGACCTGCACCCCGATTTTCTCTCCACCCGCTACGCGCAGGAGCGCGCCGCGCGGGAAGGGCTGCCCCTCTGGCAACTGCAGCACCACGCAGCCCACGCCGCCGCCGTCCTGGCGGAAAACGGCCGCTGCGAACCGGCCCTGGCGCTCTGCCTGGACGGCACGGGCCTGGGAACGGACGGCACGGTCTGGGGCGGCGAACTGCTGCTTGTAGATTTGGGTGCGCCGCGCTGGCAGCGCCTGGGTCGCCTGGCCCCTTTTGCCTTGCCCGGCGGGGACGCCGCCGTGCGCGAGCCCTGGCGCATTGCCCTGGCCCTGGCCCGGCAAGCGGGCCTGACCGGGGCTGCCGCCCCCTGGGCAACGGAAGCGGGCGACGCCGCCCGCGCAGCGGTGCAGGAAATGCTGCGCCGCAAGGTCAACTGCCCGCTGACCTCCAGCTGTGGACGACTGTTCGACGCCGTAGCCGCAACACTGGGCCTGTGCGCGCGCACCACCTATGAGGGGCAGGCGGCCATTCGCCTGGAGGACGCCGCCCGCAGGGCCACCGACGTGGAAGCGCCCACAGCCGCAGCCCTGCGGGGGAAAGACGCCCAGCGCACGTCCTGCTGGCCCTGGGAGCCTGTGCGACGCGGCGAACTGTGGGAGCTGGACAGCGCGGCCCTGTTCGCCCAAACGGTCACGGCCCAGCAACGCGGCCTGCCTACGGGAGAAATCGCCGCCCGCTTTCACCTCAGCCTGGCCCACGGTCTGGCGGATCTAGCGGCCCAGGCCGCGCGGGAGCACGGCGTGAACCTGGTGGGCCTTTCCGGCGGGGTCATGCAGAACGCCCTGCTGGCCCGGCTGCTGCCGCTGACCTTGCGGGCGCGCGGCCTGACGCCCCTCACCCACCGCGAGCTGCCCCCCGGCGACGGCGGCCTTTCTTTGGGGCAGGCGGTGTGGGGCCGCCGCCTACTGGCGACGGAGGGCGGCGCAGGATAA
- a CDS encoding dimethylmenaquinone methyltransferase produces the protein MRYSITREFVRPASELLSLFTDLAVADICDVLGRNAALPSALKPLGRARLLGTAYTVNLPASENLLLYYAVDNAQPGDVLVVSCAGYTERAVTGEIMANVALRRGLAGFVVDGAVRDAAALRQLDFPVYARAVSPNGPYKSACGAVNVPVALGNVVVSPGDIIVGDADGLVAVRPQEAQEAAEKARRLAEDGQGKLAQIAREGRLDYAWLYKKLESGGCVVRDSACGTE, from the coding sequence ATGCGCTACAGCATTACCCGTGAATTTGTGCGTCCCGCTTCCGAATTGTTGTCCCTGTTTACCGATCTGGCCGTGGCCGACATCTGCGATGTACTGGGCCGCAACGCCGCGTTGCCTTCGGCCCTCAAGCCCCTTGGCCGCGCCCGTCTGCTGGGCACGGCCTATACCGTCAATCTGCCCGCCAGCGAAAACCTGTTGCTGTACTATGCTGTGGACAACGCCCAGCCGGGCGACGTGCTGGTGGTTTCCTGCGCCGGGTATACGGAGCGCGCCGTCACGGGCGAGATCATGGCTAACGTGGCCCTGCGTCGGGGGTTGGCGGGTTTTGTCGTTGATGGGGCCGTGCGCGATGCCGCGGCATTGCGGCAGCTGGATTTTCCCGTCTACGCCCGCGCGGTTTCGCCCAACGGGCCGTACAAGAGTGCCTGCGGCGCGGTCAACGTGCCCGTGGCCCTGGGCAATGTGGTGGTCAGCCCCGGCGACATCATCGTGGGTGACGCCGACGGTCTGGTGGCCGTGCGCCCGCAGGAGGCGCAGGAAGCAGCGGAAAAGGCGCGGCGTCTGGCCGAAGACGGACAAGGAAAACTGGCGCAGATCGCGCGTGAGGGCAGACTGGACTACGCTTGGCTGTACAAAAAGCTGGAGAGCGGCGGTTGCGTTGTGCGCGACAGCGCTTGCGGCACGGAGTGA
- the larA gene encoding nickel-dependent lactate racemase: protein MQYPIKYGAGSLCVDLPDTQSVTVVTPRHVPPLRDPVAAFAAALDAPMGCPRLEEMAVPATVAIAVPDETRPFPIKLLLPPLLERIFRAFPQLPHEHVRIVVGGGLHEPPGAAQLARILPENLDGXTVVAHDAQHSPLRQMGVTSRGTPVEINAAYADADLKIVMGMVDAHQFAGFTGGAKGVVVGCASAAMIARNHSMLCRDGAFAGNIEGNPVREDLNEAGVLAGVRLAVNVALTSAKEPAALFVGDPSTVLRHAAKETSRLYGHELKQRFDIVVASCGGAPKDICLYQAQKALDAARHCAAPDGKILLVAQCAQGIGDERYEEYVCRFHSQQDLMRDFAQHEFQMGAHKAFLFGRVASAHELVLHTDLAEADVARCLLRKGDAQATLNAWLAAKPAARVGILTHANSTFFYSL, encoded by the coding sequence ATGCAGTATCCAATTAAATATGGCGCGGGCAGCCTTTGTGTCGACCTGCCCGACACCCAATCGGTCACTGTTGTCACGCCGCGGCACGTACCTCCTCTGCGTGATCCTGTTGCCGCATTTGCCGCGGCCCTGGACGCGCCGATGGGCTGCCCGCGCCTTGAGGAAATGGCCGTGCCGGCCACTGTCGCCATTGCGGTGCCGGACGAAACGCGGCCTTTCCCCATAAAACTTTTGCTGCCCCCGCTGCTGGAGAGGATTTTTCGGGCTTTTCCCCAGTTGCCGCACGAGCATGTGCGCATTGTGGTAGGCGGCGGTCTGCACGAACCTCCGGGCGCGGCCCAGCTGGCGCGCATTCTGCCTGAAAATCTGGATGGTTRCACGGTGGTGGCCCATGACGCCCAGCATTCGCCTCTGCGGCAAATGGGCGTGACGAGTCGGGGCACGCCGGTGGAAATTAATGCTGCTTATGCCGATGCGGACCTGAAGATTGTCATGGGCATGGTGGACGCTCATCAGTTTGCTGGATTCACGGGTGGGGCCAAAGGGGTGGTGGTGGGCTGCGCTTCGGCCGCCATGATTGCCCGCAACCACAGTATGCTGTGCCGTGACGGGGCCTTCGCCGGCAACATCGAAGGCAATCCGGTGCGGGAGGATCTCAATGAGGCCGGCGTACTGGCGGGCGTCCGTCTGGCTGTCAACGTGGCGCTTACGTCCGCCAAGGAGCCGGCGGCGCTGTTTGTGGGCGATCCGTCCACCGTGCTGCGCCATGCCGCCAAGGAAACCAGCCGTCTTTATGGTCATGAGCTGAAGCAGCGGTTTGACATCGTGGTGGCCTCCTGTGGCGGCGCGCCCAAGGATATTTGTCTGTATCAGGCCCAGAAGGCTTTGGATGCAGCCCGCCACTGCGCCGCCCCCGACGGCAAAATTCTGCTGGTGGCCCAGTGCGCCCAAGGCATTGGCGACGAACGTTACGAAGAGTATGTGTGCCGGTTTCACAGTCAGCAGGATTTGATGCGGGACTTTGCGCAACATGAGTTTCAGATGGGGGCGCACAAAGCCTTTTTGTTTGGTCGCGTAGCTTCTGCCCATGAGCTGGTACTGCACACGGACCTTGCGGAAGCCGATGTGGCCCGTTGCCTGCTGCGCAAAGGCGATGCGCAAGCAACGCTCAACGCCTGGCTTGCCGCAAAGCCCGCCGCCAGGGTGGGCATACTCACCCACGCCAATTCCACATTTTTTTACAGCTTATAA
- a CDS encoding tripartite tricarboxylate transporter TctB family protein: protein MRKSSTDIFCGLSFLVIGAGFWVQLAELEGVSRVFPQALLVVIALGGFWFVGKGFWQRRRESAQGEECEPVAWPKVGLIAALSLVYAALISILGFFCSTLAFLVVAALILGDKSRGLGHLLKFSVLYGVVFCTLLWVCFVKLLNVPTPAGLFF, encoded by the coding sequence ATGCGTAAAAGCAGCACTGATATTTTTTGCGGCCTGAGCTTTTTGGTCATCGGCGCGGGTTTTTGGGTGCAGTTGGCGGAACTGGAAGGCGTCAGTCGCGTTTTTCCCCAGGCCTTGCTGGTTGTTATCGCTTTGGGCGGGTTCTGGTTTGTGGGGAAAGGGTTTTGGCAACGCCGCCGGGAATCCGCCCAGGGGGAGGAGTGTGAACCTGTGGCCTGGCCCAAGGTGGGGCTCATCGCGGCGCTCAGTCTGGTATATGCGGCGTTGATCAGCATTCTTGGCTTTTTTTGCAGCACCTTGGCTTTTCTTGTCGTTGCGGCGCTCATTTTGGGTGATAAATCGCGCGGCCTGGGGCATCTGCTCAAGTTCAGCGTGCTCTACGGTGTGGTGTTCTGCACGCTGCTTTGGGTGTGTTTCGTCAAATTGCTCAATGTCCCCACTCCTGCGGGCCTGTTCTTTTAA